The Pyxidicoccus xibeiensis genome includes the window GGGTGCTGCGAGCGGTGAAGGGGGTGCAGGGATGCTGAGACTGCCGGAGGGGGTGCGAATCTGGGTGGCGACGGCGCCGTGCGACATGCGCAAGCAGGCGGACGGGTTGAGCGCGTTGGTGGAGGGCAGCCTGGGACAGGCGCCGAAGTCGGGGCACCGCTTCGTCTTCTTCTCGAGGCGCAAGGACTTCGTGCGGATTCTCTTCTGGGACGCCAATGGGTACTGCACCGTCGCCAAGCGATTGGAGGCGGGGCGGTTCCGGGTGCCGGTGCCCGTGGAGGGCCAGGCCACGGTGCACCTGGAGGCGCGGCAGTTGGCCGAGTTGCTGGCGCTGGTGGAGGCCGGGGGAAGGGCGCGACGCAAGCCGGCGCACTGAGTCTTCTGTTGCGCGCCCTACCTGAGGCATTGCATACGGGGGGCGCGCGTGACGACGCCCGAGACAGTCGCCGACGAGAGGGGCACCCTGGACGAGGAGCAGCAGCCGCCCGGGGAAGCGAAGGACTTGGAGGCGGTGCGCGCGTACATGCGGCAGCTGCTGGAAGCGGGGCGTGGCGAGGAGGCCATTGAGTTGCTGCTGGGGCTATTGGGCCAGCTGCGCGAGGCGCACTCGTCCACGGCGGTGCGGCTGAAGCACGCGCTGCGGCAGTTGTACGGGCGCAAGAGTGAGAAGGCGCCGGCGGGCCAGCTGCAGCTGCTGCTGGAGTTGCTCACCCAGACCGCGGCCGACGCGCCCGCGGCCGACTGCGCCGCGGCGGCCGGGCCCGCCAGCCACGAAGGGGACTCGGCGTCCTCAGCCGCCCCGGAAGGCCAGGCGCCGAAGAAGCAGTCCCGGCGCCCGCCCCTGCGCGGCGCGAAGGCGTTGCCGGCGCACCTGGAGCGGCGCGAGGTGGTGGTGCAGCCTTCCGCCGAGGAGTGCACCTGCCCGGAGTGCGGCGAGCCGCGCAAGGCCTTTGGCGAGGAAGTCAGTCAGCGGCTGGAACTGGAGCCGGCGCGCTTCTACGTGCGGGTGGAGAAGCGGCCAAAGCTTTCGTGCTCGCGCTGCAAGGAGGGGGTGGCCACCGCGCCCGCGGGCGAGGCGCCGCTGCCGGGGGCGCTGCCCGGCTCGGGCCTGCTGGCGCAGCTTTTGGTGGGCAAGTACCGCGACGGGCTGCCCCTGTACCGCCAGCAGGCCATTTTCGACCAGCGCTACGGCGTCAAGCTGCCCGCCTCCAC containing:
- the tnpB gene encoding IS66 family insertion sequence element accessory protein TnpB (TnpB, as the term is used for proteins encoded by IS66 family insertion elements, is considered an accessory protein, since TnpC, encoded by a neighboring gene, is a DDE family transposase.) encodes the protein MLRLPEGVRIWVATAPCDMRKQADGLSALVEGSLGQAPKSGHRFVFFSRRKDFVRILFWDANGYCTVAKRLEAGRFRVPVPVEGQATVHLEARQLAELLALVEAGGRARRKPAH